The Rhinoderma darwinii isolate aRhiDar2 chromosome 11, aRhiDar2.hap1, whole genome shotgun sequence genome window below encodes:
- the LOC142663398 gene encoding uncharacterized protein LOC142663398, producing the protein MSDTPQTMAGYVDEMANKILHLTLEMVYVLTGEDCIVVTKTSGEHVTPRRHSRASGGWSKTPITGEKILDLTHKIIELLTGEVPIRCQDVAVYFSMEEWKYIEEHKDIYKDLMMEDHRNRTSPGKMDLYKDVMMEDHRNRTPPGKRDLYKDLMMEDHRNRTPPGKRDLYKDVMMEDHRNRTPPGKRDLYKDLMMEDHRNRTPPGKRDLYKDVMMEDHRNSTPPDVSGKTAPTGYHDPIPQRLRSIKPNQMTGKSFLNMNEEIESTEEEDLYDFDNIHSSNIEHLRNATNNVSIDRTQLYPFIVIEDDSDSCDERRFGDTNLHLPVHHLSDSSMEESISSQEGSLTNVHILTSGFPSIHIKEESWDEGNHIYIPMGEIQYPSIQIKEELVSWEDGDHFNNDVLYTPNDLTQEYLSTHINMESVSFDELSYRSYNQFPKYHRTSIGEELFKCTECDKYFLSNSQLVLHQRSHSRQRSLSFAEKGNVVQMGKIPGSKGTFQCTECGKQFLEKGKLARHMKSHTGEKPYACSQCDKRFLENWKLMRHQKTHTGVKPYCCFECGEQFSEKIKLVNHQRIHTGENAYICSECGKHFTDRSTFLVHLRKHTAEHGKLFGYTSALSQHKMIHSREHHYLSSGRSLQLSDFPEPSETKQNELSYKVHECSECRKCFSSNSLLVIHQRSHTGEKPFRCSECGRCFAINAQLVKHLRTHTGEKPYECSECGKGLSSNAELVAHWRIHTGERPYKCSECEKCFSLKASLTEHIRTHTGEKPYLCSECGKCFAGKSTLLKHKKIHKEEKEQLCSYCGMCFVDKASLATHKRTHKILEKEVKLYICSECGKCLRHKSSLVIHQRSHTGEKPFACPECGKCFISQSKRAAHRRIHTGEKPYECSLCRKRFRLSSHLSRHNKIHKQKK; encoded by the exons ATG TCTGACACACCACAGACGATGGCCGGATATGTGGATGAGATGGCCAAcaagatattacacctcaccctggagatggtctatgtgctgactggagag GATTGCATTGTAGTGACGAAGACATCTGGAGAGCATGTGACCCCCAGAAGACACTCTCGTGCATCTGGAGGATGGAGCAAGACCCCTATCACGGGGGAGAAGATACTGGACCTGACCCACAAGATCATCGAGCTGCTAACGGGAGAG gttcctataagatgtcaggatgtcgccgtctatttctccatggaggagtggaagTATATAGAAGAACACAAGGATATCTACAAGGACCTCATGATGGAAGACCACCGGAaccgcacatcaccgggtaagatggatctgtacaaggacgtcatgatggaggaccatcgGAACCGCAcaccaccgggtaagagggatctgtacaaggacctcatgatggaggaccaccggaaccgcacaccaccgggtaagagggatctgtacaaggacgtcatgatggaggaccaccggaaccgcacaccaccgggtaagagggatctgtacaaggacctcatgatggaggaccaccggaaccgcacacctccgggtaagagggatctgtacaaggacgtcatgatggaggaccaccggaacaGCACACCACCGG ATGTTTCTGGCAAAACGGCACCAACAGGATATCACGACCCGATCCCTCAGCGGCTCAGATCGATTAAACCAAATCAGATGACTGGAAAATCTTTTCTAAATATGAATGAGGAAATAGAATCCACTGAAGAAGAAGATCTCTATGATTTTGATAATATACATTCTAGTAATATAGAACATCTCCGCAATGCCACCAATAATGTATCCATTGATCGTACACAACTTTATCCATTTATTGTCATCGAAGACGACTCGGACTCATGTGACGAAAGACGATTCGGAGATACAAATCTTCATTTGCCCGTTCACCATCTTTCTGATTCGAGTATGGAGGAATCCATTTCTAGTCAAGAAGGAAGCCTCACAAATGTCCATATTCTTACCTCCGGCTTTCCATCCATCCATATCAAGGAAGAGTCATGGGATGAAGGAAATCACATTTATATACCCATGGGTGAAATACAATATCCATCTATTCAGATTAAGGAGGAACTGGTCTCGTGGGAAGATGGAGACCACTTCAACAATGACGTCCTATATACCCCCAATGACCTAACACAGGAATATCTATCTACTCATATAAACATGGAATCGGTCTCATTTGACGAGCTCTCCTATCGCAGCTATAACCAGTTTCCCAAATATCATCGAACTTCTATAGGTGAGGAACTGTTTAAATGTACTGAATGTGATAAGTATTTTCTAAGCAATTCTCAACTAGTTCTCCATCAGAGATCACACTCTAGACAGAGGTCCCTCAGCTTTGCCGAAAAGGGCAACGTAGTTCAGATGGGGAAAATTCCCGGCAGTAAGGGAACCTTCCAGTGCACTGAATGTGGCAAACAATTCCTCGAGAAAGGAAAGTTAGCCCGGCATATGAAGTCTCACACGGGGGAGAAGCCATATGCATGTTCACAGTGTGACAAAAGATTCCTCGAGAATTGGAAGTTAATGCGGCACCAGAAAACACACACAGGAGTGAAACCATACTGCTGTTTCGAATGCGGGGAACAATTTTCAGAGAAAATTAAGTTGGTCAACCATCAAAGAATTCACACGGGAGAGAATGCTTATATTTGCTCGGAATGCGGGAAACATTTTACAGATAGGTCAACTTTTTTGGTCCACCTGAGAAAGCACACGGCAGAGCATGGAAAACTATTTGGCTACACGTCCGCACTCTCTCAACACAAGATGATTCATTCCAGAGAACATCACTATCTTAGTTCTGGCCGGAGCTTGCAGCTCAGTGATTTCCCAGAACCTTCTGAAACCAAGCAAAACGAATTGAGTTATAAAGTCCATGAATGTTCTGAATGCAGAAAGTGTTTTTCAAGCAATTCCCTACTCGTTATCCATCAACGATCTCATACGGGGGAGAAACCATTCAGATGTTCCGAATGTGGGAGATGTTTTGCCATTAATGCTCAACTTGTGAAGCATCTGAGGACTCATACTGGAGAGAAGCCATATGAATGCTCGGAATGTGGAAAAGGCTTATCCTCGAATGCTGAACTTGTGGCCCACTGGAGAATCCACACAGGAGAGAGACCATACAAATGCAGCGAATGCGAAAAATGTTTTAGTTTGAAGGCGTCCCTGACCGAACATATAAGAacccacacaggggagaaaccctATCTGTGTtctgaatgtggaaaatgttttgctgGTAAGTCAACGCTACTAAAACACAAGAAGATCCACAAAGAGGAGAAAGAACAGTTGTGTTCCTATTGTGGGATGTGTTTCGTGGATAAGGCCTCATTAGCCACCCATAAGAGAACCCACAAGATATTGGAGAAGGAGGTCAAACTGTACATATGTTCTGAATGTGGCAAATGTCTAAGACACAAGTCTTCCCTTGTTATACACCAgcgaagtcacacaggggagaagccatttgcTTGCCCCGAATGTGGCAAATGTTTTATAAGTCAGTCGAAACGTGCGGCCCATCGGAGAATCCACACCGGAGAGAAACCATATGAGTGCTCTTTGTGCAGGAAGCGGTTCAGACTTTCTTCACATCTGAGTAGACATAATAAAATACACAAACAGAAGAAATAA
- the LOC142663409 gene encoding uncharacterized protein LOC142663409 isoform X1, whose translation MDEDHISDRSSKSKSLKMTTDNCKVTERILNLALEIIYLLTAEDYTVVKTTSGECVTPGSRPHESGGWSRIKTPITAPPPHSLIHERNNDEKILDLTHKIIELLTGEVPIRCQDVAVYFSMEEWEYIEGHKDLYKEVMMENHRNCTPPGKRDLYKDVMMEDHRDCTSPGKRDLYKDVMIEDHRNHTPLGKKDLYKDVMMEDHQNCTPPGKKDLYKDVMMEDHQNRTPPGKKDLYKDIMMEDHRNHTPPGKRDLYKDIMMEDHLVSTGDSDSIYTTAGVHGPMCNRVKRVKDDVSRLKKTKTVELSSYNMENLNESKTPYQSIKEEPVSCNGGNLNMSSPTYHTPQYPLLQIKEEPVIHDGDLTNIDINHVKNNYTVPYSKRGLVQTKKDGLTEVVLKSHHTAKGKVNNGRMAGNMENTVPPDTTPISEINSENREQNVKTFICPKCNKDFPNKQLLTLHQRSHIREKPFLCSKCGKSFSKVSHYIRHQSVHVGVKPYTCAECGKSFCDRSYLTRHQRMHADLSQPFKCPECERSFINQYELVAHCKIHTGKKPFECSECGKRFTRNYQLLKHEKVHTGDVPFLCSQCGTCFRNNALLVKHQHYHSKKKQFSCPECGKSFSDRSHFVRHVRIHTGEKPFVCSECGRRFNDKSSLSRHNRLHTGEKPYACSECGQSFRYSSSLFKHQEVHVLSKPFKCLECDTYFISSSELLMHRSVHSAGK comes from the exons CCGAG GATTACACAGTAGTGAAGACGACGTCTGGAGAGTGTGTGACCCCCGGCAGCCGTCCCCATGAGTCCGGAGGATGGAGCAGAATCAAGACCCCCATCACGGCGCCTCCACCTCACTCACTGATACATGAGAGGAACAACGATGAGAAGATCCTGGACCTCACCCACAAGATCatagagctgctgactggagag gttcctataagatgtcaggatgtcgccgtctatttctccatggaggagtgggagtatatagaaggacacaaggatctgtacaaggaggtcatgatggagaaccACCGGAACTGTAcaccaccgggtaagagggatctctacaaggacgtcatgatggaggaccaccgggactgcacatcaccgggtaagagggatctctacaaggacgtcatgatagaGGACCACCGGAACCACACACCACTGGGTAAGAAGGATctctacaaggacgtcatgatggaggaccaccaaaACTGCACACCACCGGGTAagaaggatctgtacaaggacgtcatgatggaggaccaccagaacCGTACACCACCGGGTAAGAAGGATCTCTACAAGGacatcatgatggaggaccaccggaaccacacaccaccgggtaagagggatctctacaaggacatcatgatggaggaccacctggTATCTACAG GCGACTCGgatagtatatataccactgcagGAGTTCATGGACCAATGTGTAACCGAGTCAAAAGAGTGAAAGATGATGTTTCGAGACTGAAGAAAACAAAGACTGTGGAATTATCATCATACAACATGGAAAACCTCAACGAGTCCAAAACACCGTACCAATCAATTAAAGAAGAACCAGTGTCATGTAATGGAGGAAACCTCAACATGTCTTCTCCCACATATCATACACCGCAATATCCACTTCTTCAGATCAAGGAGGAACCAGTCATACATGACGGAGACCTCACAAATATTGACATAAATCATGTGAAAAACAATTATACAGTCCCGTATAGCAAGAGAGGCTTGGTACAAACCAAGAAGGATGGCCTCACAGAAGTCGTGTTAAAGTCCCATCATACTGCGAAAGGCAAAGTTAATAATGGACGAATGGCCGGAAACATGGAGAATACGGTTCCTCCTGACACAACCCCAATAAGCGAGATAAATTCCGAAAATCGGGAACAAAATGTCAAAACATTTATTTGTCCAAAATGCAATAAAGATTTTCCAAACAAGCAGCTCCTTACGCTTCATCAGAGAAGCCACATCAGGGAGAAGCCATTTTTATGTTCTAAATGTGGAAAATCCTTTTCTAAAGTCTCTCACTACATCAGACACCAGAGTGTCCACGTTGGAGTGAAACCGTACACGTGCGCCGAGTGCGGAAAGTCCTTCTGTGACCGTTCATACCTCACCAGACATCAGAGAATGCACGCTGATCTATCGCAGCCATTTAAATGTCCTGAATGTGAGAGAAGTTTCATAAACCAGTATGAACTTGTGGCTCACTGTAAAATCCACACAGGGAAAAAACCTTTCGAATGTTCGGAGTGCGGCAAACGATTTACCCGAAATTACCAGCTTCTCAAACATGAGAAGGTCCACACAGGGGATGTGCCTTTTCTCTGCTCTCAGTGTGGGACTTGTTTTAGGAATAACGCTCTCCTCGTGAAACACCAGCACTACCACtccaaaaaaaaacagttctcctgtccagaatgtgggaaatcgTTTTCAGATCGTTCGCACTTTGTCCGTCACGTGAGAATCCACACTGGGGAGAAACCATTtgtgtgttcagaatgtgggagacGTTTCAATGATAAATCCAGTCTGTCACGGCACAATAgacttcacacaggggagaaaccatatgCTTGTTCCGAATGCGGTCAATCGTTCAGATACAGCTCTTCTCTTTTCAAGCACCAAGAAGTTCACGTTCTCAGCAAACCCTTCAAATGCCTAGAGTGTGACACGTATTTTATTAGCAGTTCTGAGCTTCTCATGCATCGCAGTGTCCACTCGGcagggaaataa
- the LOC142663409 gene encoding uncharacterized protein LOC142663409 isoform X2, translated as MTTDNCKVTERILNLALEIIYLLTAEDYTVVKTTSGECVTPGSRPHESGGWSRIKTPITAPPPHSLIHERNNDEKILDLTHKIIELLTGEVPIRCQDVAVYFSMEEWEYIEGHKDLYKEVMMENHRNCTPPGKRDLYKDVMMEDHRDCTSPGKRDLYKDVMIEDHRNHTPLGKKDLYKDVMMEDHQNCTPPGKKDLYKDVMMEDHQNRTPPGKKDLYKDIMMEDHRNHTPPGKRDLYKDIMMEDHLVSTGDSDSIYTTAGVHGPMCNRVKRVKDDVSRLKKTKTVELSSYNMENLNESKTPYQSIKEEPVSCNGGNLNMSSPTYHTPQYPLLQIKEEPVIHDGDLTNIDINHVKNNYTVPYSKRGLVQTKKDGLTEVVLKSHHTAKGKVNNGRMAGNMENTVPPDTTPISEINSENREQNVKTFICPKCNKDFPNKQLLTLHQRSHIREKPFLCSKCGKSFSKVSHYIRHQSVHVGVKPYTCAECGKSFCDRSYLTRHQRMHADLSQPFKCPECERSFINQYELVAHCKIHTGKKPFECSECGKRFTRNYQLLKHEKVHTGDVPFLCSQCGTCFRNNALLVKHQHYHSKKKQFSCPECGKSFSDRSHFVRHVRIHTGEKPFVCSECGRRFNDKSSLSRHNRLHTGEKPYACSECGQSFRYSSSLFKHQEVHVLSKPFKCLECDTYFISSSELLMHRSVHSAGK; from the exons CCGAG GATTACACAGTAGTGAAGACGACGTCTGGAGAGTGTGTGACCCCCGGCAGCCGTCCCCATGAGTCCGGAGGATGGAGCAGAATCAAGACCCCCATCACGGCGCCTCCACCTCACTCACTGATACATGAGAGGAACAACGATGAGAAGATCCTGGACCTCACCCACAAGATCatagagctgctgactggagag gttcctataagatgtcaggatgtcgccgtctatttctccatggaggagtgggagtatatagaaggacacaaggatctgtacaaggaggtcatgatggagaaccACCGGAACTGTAcaccaccgggtaagagggatctctacaaggacgtcatgatggaggaccaccgggactgcacatcaccgggtaagagggatctctacaaggacgtcatgatagaGGACCACCGGAACCACACACCACTGGGTAAGAAGGATctctacaaggacgtcatgatggaggaccaccaaaACTGCACACCACCGGGTAagaaggatctgtacaaggacgtcatgatggaggaccaccagaacCGTACACCACCGGGTAAGAAGGATCTCTACAAGGacatcatgatggaggaccaccggaaccacacaccaccgggtaagagggatctctacaaggacatcatgatggaggaccacctggTATCTACAG GCGACTCGgatagtatatataccactgcagGAGTTCATGGACCAATGTGTAACCGAGTCAAAAGAGTGAAAGATGATGTTTCGAGACTGAAGAAAACAAAGACTGTGGAATTATCATCATACAACATGGAAAACCTCAACGAGTCCAAAACACCGTACCAATCAATTAAAGAAGAACCAGTGTCATGTAATGGAGGAAACCTCAACATGTCTTCTCCCACATATCATACACCGCAATATCCACTTCTTCAGATCAAGGAGGAACCAGTCATACATGACGGAGACCTCACAAATATTGACATAAATCATGTGAAAAACAATTATACAGTCCCGTATAGCAAGAGAGGCTTGGTACAAACCAAGAAGGATGGCCTCACAGAAGTCGTGTTAAAGTCCCATCATACTGCGAAAGGCAAAGTTAATAATGGACGAATGGCCGGAAACATGGAGAATACGGTTCCTCCTGACACAACCCCAATAAGCGAGATAAATTCCGAAAATCGGGAACAAAATGTCAAAACATTTATTTGTCCAAAATGCAATAAAGATTTTCCAAACAAGCAGCTCCTTACGCTTCATCAGAGAAGCCACATCAGGGAGAAGCCATTTTTATGTTCTAAATGTGGAAAATCCTTTTCTAAAGTCTCTCACTACATCAGACACCAGAGTGTCCACGTTGGAGTGAAACCGTACACGTGCGCCGAGTGCGGAAAGTCCTTCTGTGACCGTTCATACCTCACCAGACATCAGAGAATGCACGCTGATCTATCGCAGCCATTTAAATGTCCTGAATGTGAGAGAAGTTTCATAAACCAGTATGAACTTGTGGCTCACTGTAAAATCCACACAGGGAAAAAACCTTTCGAATGTTCGGAGTGCGGCAAACGATTTACCCGAAATTACCAGCTTCTCAAACATGAGAAGGTCCACACAGGGGATGTGCCTTTTCTCTGCTCTCAGTGTGGGACTTGTTTTAGGAATAACGCTCTCCTCGTGAAACACCAGCACTACCACtccaaaaaaaaacagttctcctgtccagaatgtgggaaatcgTTTTCAGATCGTTCGCACTTTGTCCGTCACGTGAGAATCCACACTGGGGAGAAACCATTtgtgtgttcagaatgtgggagacGTTTCAATGATAAATCCAGTCTGTCACGGCACAATAgacttcacacaggggagaaaccatatgCTTGTTCCGAATGCGGTCAATCGTTCAGATACAGCTCTTCTCTTTTCAAGCACCAAGAAGTTCACGTTCTCAGCAAACCCTTCAAATGCCTAGAGTGTGACACGTATTTTATTAGCAGTTCTGAGCTTCTCATGCATCGCAGTGTCCACTCGGcagggaaataa